Proteins found in one Larimichthys crocea isolate SSNF chromosome I, L_crocea_2.0, whole genome shotgun sequence genomic segment:
- the LOC104926633 gene encoding sodium/potassium/calcium exchanger 3 isoform X3, whose product MKREQKEPWPCTSCVPFTCSVPWPSSVMTTSSPPWRSCVRYECERLHLSEDVAGATFMAAGSSAPELFTSVIGVFITKGDVGVGTIVGSAVFNILCIIGVCGFFAGQAVKLSHWGLLRDSIYYTFSIIALIAFIYDEKVCWWESLVLVLMYAGYILIMKFNGRAHRYFDRRKKSSMNLANGLTGSTDLEDNVTCDATAVLLKKANFHCKPSVLMVDELLSAYPHQLTFSEAGMRIMITSHFSPRTRLTMASRMLINERQRLINTTETRVNRITNGDSDSATRAQGRRGLENGMGAELGLNGRCRLQRLESGNETENENEDNENNENDEEGEGEDDSSGPLVPFKIPVGVCNKLKWLAMWPLSLLLFFTVPNCAKRRWEKWFMVSFFTATIWIAGLSYIMVWMVTVIGFTLGIPDVIMGITFLAAGTSVPDCMASVIVARQGMGDMAISNSIGSNVFDILVGLGLPWALQTLCIDYGSIIHLNSRGLIFSVGLLLASVFFTVLGVHLNKWTLDWRLGLACLILYAIFLCFSILIEFNVFIFVNLPMCRDIH is encoded by the exons CGTCTCCATCTCAGCGAGGACGTAGCGGGTGCCACCTTCATGGCCGCCGGCAGCTCGGCCCCTGAGCTCTTCACATCCGTCATAG GGGTGTTCATCACCAAAGGTGACGTGGGGGTGGGGACCATCGTTGGTTCAGCTGTCTTCAACATCCTCTGTATCATCGGTGTGTGTGGCTTCTTCGCCGGCCAG GCAGTGAAGCTCTCTCATTGGGGTCTACTCCGGGATTCAATCTATTACACATTTTCTATCATAGCCCTCATTGCG TTCATCTACGATGAGAAGGTGTGCTG gtggGAGTCACTTGTCCTGGTCCTCATGTATGCAGGCTACATCCTCATCATGAA GTTTAACGGCAGGGCGCATCGCTACTTTGACCGTCGAAAGAAGAGCTCTATGAACCTGGCCAACGGGCTGACGGGAAGCACTGATCTGGAGGATAATGTCACGTGTGATGCTACTGCAGTCCTGCTCAAGAAAG CTAACTTCCACTGTAAGCCATCGGTGCTGATGGTGGACGAGCTGCTGTCTGCATACCCCCACCAGCTTACTTTCTCTGAGGCCGGCATGAGGATCATGATCACCAGTCATTTCTCCCCCAGAACCCGCCTCACCATGGCTTCACGTATGCTTATCAATGAG AGGCAAAGGTTGATCAACACCACTGAGACTCGAGTCAACCGCATCACTAACGGCGACTCTGACTCAGCCACCAGGGCTCAGGGGAGGCGGGGCTTGGAGAATGGGATGGGGGCTGAGCTGGGTCTGAACGGGAGGTGCAGACTTCAGCGACTGGAGTCTGGAAACGAGACAGAGAATGAAAACGAGGATAATGAAAACAACGAGAACgacgaggaaggagagggagaagacgATAGTAGTGGCCCCTTGGTGCCTTTCAAAATTCCAG ttGGAGTGTGTAACAAGCTGAAGTGGCTCGCCATGTGGCCGCTGTCCTTGCTTCTGTTCTTTACCGTGCCCAACTGTGCCAAGCGCCGCTGGGAGAAATGGTTCATGGTCTCCTTCTTCACAGCTACCATCTGGATCGCTGGCCTCTCCTACATCATGGTCTGGATG GTGACTGTGATCGGCTTCACTCTGGGAATTCCTGACGTTATCATGGGCATCACCTTCCTCGCAGCGGGCACCAGCGTCCCAGACTGCATGGCTAGTGTTATAGTCGCACggcaag GTATGGGAGACATGGCCATCTCCAACTCCATAGGCAGTAATGTGTTTGACATCCTGGTTGGCCTGGGCCTGCCCTGGGCACTGCAAACACTCTGCATCGACTACGGCTCCATC ATTCATCTTAACAGCAGAGGACTCATCTTCTCTGTTGGACTCTTACTCGCCTCAGTATTCTTCACA GTTCTCGGTGTCCATTTGAACAAATGGACTCTGGACTGGCGACTGGGCTTGGCTTGCCTTATCTTGTACGCCATCTTTCTATGCTTCTCCATCCTCATCGAGTTTAACGTCTTCATCTTCGTCAACCTTCCTATGTGCCGAGACATCCACtga